A window of Roseovarius sp. THAF27 contains these coding sequences:
- a CDS encoding molecular chaperone GroEL: MSDSVRRFFNAWGDGDAEARMAVLNDVLASGVRYADPRLEEALVGTAAVIDYVGQFAQMAPGAIAQIAGLETRDGITRATVEFIMADGQMQLGQYMIEADAAGQLTRLVGFKGTGA, translated from the coding sequence ATGAGTGACAGCGTCAGACGGTTTTTCAACGCCTGGGGCGACGGCGACGCGGAGGCGCGGATGGCCGTGCTGAACGACGTGCTGGCCTCGGGCGTGCGCTATGCGGACCCGCGGCTGGAGGAGGCCTTGGTGGGGACGGCGGCGGTGATCGATTATGTCGGGCAGTTCGCGCAGATGGCCCCCGGCGCGATTGCGCAGATCGCGGGTCTGGAGACCCGCGACGGCATCACGCGCGCGACGGTGGAGTTCATCATGGCGGACGGTCAGATGCAGCTTGGACAGTACATGATCGAGGCCGACGCGGCGGGGCAATTGACCCGGCTGGTGGGGTTCAAGGGCACCGGCGCATGA
- a CDS encoding ABC transporter ATP-binding protein — MSVAPAIELQGISKAFGPVQANKGISIRVAPGTIHGIIGENGAGKSTLMSILYGFYKADSGRIFIKGRETRIPDSQAAIAAGIGMVFQHFKLVENFTVLENVILGAEDGALLRPSLAKARRELAALAREYELNVTPDALIEDIGVGMQQRVEILKALYRQADILILDEPTGVLTPAEADQLFRILARLRDEGKTIILITHKLREIMEITDDVSVMRRGEMVATVKTAETGPEELAELMVGRKVLLRVEKEAARPGDVVLEVKNLHVVDGQGVERLRGINLQVRRGEIVGLAGVAGNGQSELLEVLGGMRPATGRVAVNGVDLALTGRGADGKARRAAGVGHVPEDRQREGLIMAFSAWENSVFGYHRDPASGGGLLMDNAGILTEAAAKMERFDVRPRDAKLSARHFSGGNQQKIVLAREIERNPDLLLVGQPTRGVDIGAIEFIHAQIIALRDSGKAILLVSVELDEVMALSDRIAVMFDGRIMGERLPAETDETELGLLMAGIEGRPEDAAAAVQEAQAVQAQEHAEEHGTAHGPGQGGRHG; from the coding sequence ATGAGCGTGGCGCCGGCCATCGAGTTGCAGGGGATATCCAAGGCCTTCGGCCCGGTGCAGGCCAACAAGGGTATCTCGATCCGGGTCGCGCCCGGCACGATCCACGGGATCATCGGCGAGAATGGGGCCGGGAAATCGACGCTGATGTCGATCCTTTACGGGTTCTACAAGGCCGATAGTGGCCGAATTTTCATAAAAGGGCGGGAAACCCGCATTCCCGACAGCCAGGCGGCGATTGCGGCAGGGATCGGCATGGTGTTCCAGCATTTCAAGCTGGTGGAGAATTTCACCGTGCTGGAGAACGTTATCCTTGGGGCCGAGGACGGGGCGCTGTTGCGCCCGAGCCTGGCCAAGGCGCGGCGGGAACTGGCGGCGCTGGCCCGTGAATACGAGCTGAACGTGACGCCGGATGCGCTGATCGAGGATATCGGCGTGGGGATGCAGCAGCGGGTGGAGATCCTGAAGGCGCTGTACCGGCAGGCGGATATCCTTATCCTGGACGAGCCGACAGGCGTGCTGACGCCCGCCGAGGCGGACCAGCTGTTTCGCATTCTGGCCCGGCTGCGGGACGAGGGGAAGACGATCATCCTGATCACCCACAAGCTGCGCGAGATCATGGAGATCACCGACGATGTCAGCGTCATGCGGCGGGGCGAGATGGTGGCAACAGTGAAGACCGCCGAGACCGGGCCGGAGGAACTGGCCGAGCTGATGGTGGGGCGCAAGGTGCTGTTGCGTGTCGAGAAGGAGGCGGCTCGGCCCGGCGACGTGGTGCTGGAGGTCAAGAACCTGCACGTGGTCGACGGGCAGGGGGTGGAGCGGCTGCGCGGCATCAACCTGCAGGTGCGCCGCGGCGAGATCGTGGGGCTGGCTGGGGTGGCTGGGAACGGGCAGTCGGAACTGCTGGAGGTGCTGGGCGGAATGCGACCCGCGACGGGGCGCGTGGCGGTGAACGGCGTGGATCTGGCCCTGACCGGACGTGGCGCGGATGGCAAGGCGCGGCGCGCGGCGGGCGTGGGGCACGTGCCCGAGGACCGACAGCGCGAAGGGCTGATCATGGCGTTTTCCGCTTGGGAAAACAGTGTGTTCGGGTATCATCGGGATCCGGCCTCTGGGGGCGGCCTGTTGATGGACAACGCTGGCATCCTGACCGAGGCGGCGGCCAAGATGGAGCGGTTCGACGTGCGGCCCCGAGATGCGAAACTGTCGGCCAGGCATTTCAGCGGCGGCAACCAGCAGAAGATCGTTCTGGCGCGGGAGATCGAGCGGAACCCGGACCTGTTGCTGGTGGGCCAGCCGACGCGGGGCGTGGATATCGGGGCGATCGAGTTCATCCACGCCCAGATCATCGCGCTGCGCGATTCGGGCAAGGCCATATTGCTGGTCAGCGTGGAGTTGGACGAGGTGATGGCGCTGAGCGACCGGATCGCGGTGATGTTCGACGGGCGGATCATGGGCGAACGCCTGCCGGCTGAGACCGACGAGACCGAGCTGGGCCTGCTGATGGCCGGGATCGAGGGTAGGCCCGAGGATGCCGCCGCCGCGGTTCAGGAGGCACAGGCCGTGCAGGCGCAGGAACACGCCGAGGAACACGGCACGGCGCATGGGCCCGGGCAGGGAGGCAGGCATGGATAG
- a CDS encoding ABC transporter permease — MDRLPGWADAVLVPLVSLLLAALLSALVILGIGESPVEALRIMITGAFGSTYGWGYTLYYATTFMFTGLAFAVASHAGMFNIGAEGQAMLGGLGVALVCLALPWPHWALALPAAMAGGAVFGALWALVPAWLQATRGSHIVITTIMFNLIAAALLNYLLGGVLRPAGSVDSATARFPEGATLPTLHDMLAPLGISFSKAAPVNISLFVAVLACLIVWLLIWRTRLGYEIRALGYSQTASRYAGIGPVKIVVVAMLISGGLAGLMAVNVVMGEAERLLLNPTEGAGFIGIAVALMGRNHPLGVFLAAILFGFLYQGGGELGLWTSIPRELIVVIQALVILFTGALDNMVRMPMERAYGALRRRRKA, encoded by the coding sequence ATGGATAGGCTACCGGGCTGGGCCGATGCGGTGCTGGTGCCGCTGGTGTCGCTGTTGCTGGCGGCACTGCTGTCGGCGCTGGTGATCCTTGGCATCGGGGAAAGCCCGGTCGAAGCGCTGCGGATCATGATCACCGGCGCGTTCGGGTCGACCTATGGCTGGGGCTATACGCTCTATTACGCGACGACTTTCATGTTCACCGGGCTGGCCTTTGCCGTCGCCAGCCACGCGGGGATGTTCAATATCGGGGCCGAGGGGCAGGCGATGCTGGGTGGGCTTGGCGTGGCGCTGGTGTGCCTGGCACTGCCCTGGCCGCATTGGGCGCTGGCCTTGCCCGCCGCGATGGCGGGGGGCGCGGTGTTCGGCGCGCTTTGGGCGCTGGTCCCGGCGTGGTTGCAGGCGACGCGGGGCAGTCACATCGTGATCACGACGATCATGTTCAACCTGATTGCGGCGGCCTTGCTGAACTATCTTCTGGGCGGGGTTCTGCGCCCGGCGGGTTCGGTGGATTCGGCCACGGCGCGGTTTCCCGAGGGGGCCACTTTGCCGACGCTGCACGACATGCTGGCGCCGCTGGGCATTTCGTTTTCCAAGGCCGCGCCGGTGAATATCAGCCTGTTCGTGGCGGTGCTGGCCTGCCTCATCGTCTGGCTGCTGATCTGGCGGACGCGGCTGGGATACGAGATCAGGGCGCTGGGGTATTCGCAGACGGCCTCGCGTTATGCCGGGATCGGGCCGGTGAAGATCGTCGTGGTGGCGATGCTGATCTCGGGCGGCCTCGCGGGGTTGATGGCCGTGAACGTGGTGATGGGCGAGGCCGAGCGGCTGCTCTTGAACCCCACCGAGGGCGCGGGGTTCATCGGGATCGCGGTGGCGCTGATGGGGCGGAACCATCCGTTGGGCGTGTTCCTGGCGGCGATCCTATTCGGGTTTCTGTACCAGGGCGGCGGAGAGCTGGGCCTCTGGACTTCGATCCCGCGCGAGTTGATCGTGGTGATCCAGGCGCTGGTGATCCTGTTCACCGGGGCGTTGGACAACATGGTGCGGATGCCGATGGAGCGGGCCTATGGCGCGCTGCGGCGGAGGCGTAAGGCATGA
- a CDS encoding LysE family translocator: MTDFAPYLPGFIAAYAILLVGASSPGPAVAMLLGISTNQGRGPALVTCAGIATGSMTINILTMLGVGLILSQAAWAMSLLKLIGAAYLVWLAYGAFKKALNPPKLSVMKTPKQAKAKLFAQGYALQVTNPKAIVFWLAIAAVGAVEGAPGTVIAAFVAGAFAISFTMHAAWALFLSSGPIRAAYAGGRRWIEAGLGSFFTFAAYKMATSES, translated from the coding sequence ATGACTGATTTCGCACCTTATCTTCCGGGCTTTATCGCCGCCTATGCCATCCTGCTGGTGGGCGCGTCCTCGCCCGGGCCGGCAGTGGCGATGCTGCTGGGTATCTCGACCAACCAGGGGCGGGGGCCGGCATTGGTGACCTGCGCGGGCATCGCCACCGGCAGCATGACGATCAACATCCTGACGATGCTGGGCGTGGGGCTGATCCTGTCGCAGGCGGCGTGGGCGATGAGCCTTTTGAAGCTGATCGGTGCGGCCTACCTGGTGTGGCTGGCCTATGGCGCATTCAAAAAGGCGCTGAACCCGCCGAAGCTGTCGGTGATGAAGACGCCGAAACAGGCGAAGGCGAAGCTGTTTGCGCAAGGTTACGCGTTGCAGGTGACGAACCCCAAGGCGATTGTCTTCTGGCTAGCCATCGCGGCGGTGGGCGCGGTCGAAGGGGCGCCGGGGACCGTGATTGCCGCCTTCGTCGCCGGGGCCTTTGCGATCAGTTTCACGATGCACGCGGCCTGGGCGCTGTTCCTGTCCTCGGGGCCAATCCGCGCGGCCTATGCCGGCGGGCGGCGGTGGATCGAGGCGGGGCTGGGCAGCTTTTTCACCTTTGCCGCGTACAAAATGGCCACGTCGGAAAGTTGA
- a CDS encoding ABC transporter permease, with amino-acid sequence MEFLTLLQVLDSTVRLAIPLLLACLAGLFSERAGIFDIGLEGKMLMAAFFSAAVAYVSGSAWVGLLAGIGSSMLLSGLHGLASITFRGNQLISGVAINFLAAGLTVLIAADWFQEAGRTPSLGTGARFEPIDLPFASSLGPVYGEVVSGHTILVYLAFLCVPASWWVLYRTRFGLRLRAVGENPEAVDTAGISVPGMRFAALAICGALCGVAGAYLSTALQAGFVKDMTAGRGYIALAALIFAKWRPWYALWATLLFGLLQAVALRYQTLELGGIAVPTQLMDAAPYILTVVILAGFVGKAIPPKSGGVPYVKER; translated from the coding sequence ATGGAGTTTCTGACCCTTCTGCAAGTTCTCGACAGCACGGTGCGGCTGGCCATACCGCTGTTGCTGGCGTGTCTTGCGGGGCTGTTCAGCGAGCGGGCGGGGATTTTCGACATCGGGCTGGAAGGCAAGATGCTGATGGCGGCGTTCTTTTCGGCTGCCGTCGCTTATGTGTCGGGGTCGGCCTGGGTGGGGCTGCTGGCGGGGATCGGGTCGTCGATGCTGCTGTCGGGTCTGCACGGGCTGGCCAGCATCACGTTTCGGGGCAATCAGTTGATTTCGGGCGTGGCGATCAATTTCCTGGCAGCAGGGCTGACGGTGCTGATCGCGGCGGACTGGTTTCAGGAAGCGGGGCGGACGCCGTCGTTGGGCACGGGCGCGCGGTTCGAGCCGATCGACCTGCCCTTTGCGAGCAGTCTCGGGCCGGTCTATGGCGAGGTTGTGTCCGGGCATACGATACTGGTTTACTTGGCATTTCTCTGCGTGCCGGCGAGTTGGTGGGTGCTGTACCGCACCCGGTTCGGTCTCCGGCTGCGCGCTGTGGGCGAGAACCCCGAGGCGGTCGACACGGCGGGCATCAGCGTTCCGGGCATGCGGTTCGCGGCACTGGCGATCTGCGGCGCGCTTTGCGGGGTCGCGGGGGCGTACCTGTCTACCGCGTTGCAGGCCGGGTTCGTCAAGGACATGACGGCGGGGCGCGGATACATCGCGCTGGCAGCGCTGATCTTTGCCAAGTGGCGACCGTGGTACGCGCTGTGGGCGACGCTCTTGTTCGGGTTGTTGCAGGCGGTGGCGCTGCGGTACCAGACGCTCGAGCTGGGCGGGATCGCGGTTCCGACGCAGCTGATGGATGCGGCGCCGTATATCCTGACGGTTGTGATCCTTGCGGGGTTCGTCGGCAAGGCGATTCCGCCGAAATCGGGCGGCGTGCCTTACGTGAAAGAGCGCTAA
- a CDS encoding sulfite exporter TauE/SafE family protein — protein sequence MQIYLPIAEVSVNAFLLLGLGGLVGVLSGMFGVGGGFLMTPLLFFIGIPPAVAVATEANQIVASSFSGVLAHLRRKTVDLRMGTVLLIGGLIGAALGVVVFNYLRSLGQVDLLVRLCYVVFLGIIGGMMFFESLRAIRRSKSGKPAARKKHTWIQKLPFKMRFRTSGLYISVIPPVIVGVCVGILAAIMGVGGGFIMVPAMIYLLGMPTKVVVGTSLFQIIFVTAFTTLLHATTNFTVDVALAVLLLIGGVIGAQVGTTIGTRMKAEQLRILLALMVLAVCFKLALDLLLVPSELYSIGAAEGH from the coding sequence ATGCAGATCTACCTTCCCATCGCCGAGGTTTCGGTCAACGCGTTCCTGCTTTTGGGGCTGGGTGGATTGGTGGGCGTGCTTTCGGGGATGTTCGGTGTGGGCGGCGGGTTCCTGATGACGCCGCTGCTGTTCTTCATCGGCATCCCGCCGGCGGTGGCCGTGGCGACCGAGGCCAACCAGATCGTGGCGTCGTCCTTTTCGGGCGTGCTGGCGCATCTGAGGCGCAAGACCGTGGACCTCCGAATGGGCACGGTGCTGCTGATTGGCGGCCTTATAGGGGCCGCGCTGGGCGTCGTGGTCTTCAACTACCTGCGGTCGCTAGGGCAGGTCGATCTGCTGGTGCGGCTGTGCTACGTGGTGTTCCTGGGCATCATCGGCGGGATGATGTTCTTTGAAAGCCTGCGGGCGATCCGGCGCAGCAAGTCGGGCAAGCCCGCGGCGCGCAAGAAACATACCTGGATCCAGAAGCTGCCGTTCAAGATGAGGTTCCGCACGAGCGGGCTGTATATCAGCGTCATTCCCCCGGTGATCGTGGGGGTTTGCGTGGGCATCCTGGCGGCGATCATGGGTGTGGGCGGCGGGTTCATCATGGTGCCGGCGATGATCTACCTGCTGGGGATGCCCACCAAGGTGGTCGTGGGCACGTCGCTTTTCCAGATCATTTTCGTGACGGCCTTTACCACGCTTCTGCACGCCACGACGAACTTTACCGTGGACGTGGCGCTGGCGGTGCTGCTGTTGATCGGGGGCGTGATCGGGGCGCAGGTCGGGACCACGATCGGCACGCGGATGAAGGCCGAGCAACTGCGGATCCTGCTGGCGCTGATGGTGCTGGCGGTGTGCTTCAAGCTGGCGCTGGACCTGCTGCTTGTCCCCTCCGAGCTTTATTCCATTGGCGCGGCGGAGGGGCATTGA
- a CDS encoding TIGR02186 family protein, translating to MRWLIAFLFMAGPVMAEEVVLGLSRDKVAITATFDGSEILVFGAVKREEKIPEEPLDVIVAIAGPSKPVVVRRKERRFGIWVNTDAVEVDRAPSFYAIATTGPLDRVLSNVEDLRHSISIPRAIRAVGTASDTVDPQAFTEAIIRIRKANGAYSLQEGAVSLDEQTLFRTSIAMPANLTEGAYKTRIFLTRGGEVVSTYETAIGVQKVGLERWIFNLSREQPLIYGLMSLAIAIAAGWGASAAFRAIRDR from the coding sequence ATGCGTTGGCTGATCGCCTTTCTGTTCATGGCTGGGCCGGTGATGGCGGAGGAGGTCGTGCTGGGCCTGAGCCGCGACAAGGTGGCGATCACCGCCACCTTCGATGGTTCGGAAATACTGGTGTTCGGTGCGGTCAAGCGGGAAGAGAAGATCCCCGAGGAACCGCTGGACGTGATCGTGGCCATCGCGGGTCCGAGCAAGCCGGTGGTGGTGCGCCGCAAGGAACGGCGGTTCGGTATCTGGGTGAATACGGACGCGGTCGAGGTGGACCGGGCGCCGTCGTTTTATGCCATCGCCACGACCGGGCCGCTGGACCGGGTGCTGTCGAATGTCGAGGACCTGCGGCACAGCATTTCGATCCCGCGGGCGATTCGGGCGGTGGGCACGGCGAGCGACACGGTCGATCCGCAGGCCTTTACCGAGGCGATCATCCGCATCCGCAAGGCCAACGGGGCCTACTCTTTGCAGGAAGGGGCGGTGTCGCTGGACGAGCAGACGCTGTTCCGTACCTCCATTGCCATGCCTGCGAACCTGACGGAAGGGGCCTATAAGACGCGCATCTTCCTGACCCGGGGCGGCGAGGTCGTGTCGACCTACGAGACGGCCATCGGCGTGCAGAAGGTCGGGCTGGAGCGGTGGATCTTCAACCTGTCGCGGGAACAGCCGCTGATCTACGGGTTGATGTCGCTGGCCATCGCCATCGCGGCGGGCTGGGGGGCGTCGGCGGCGTTCCGGGCGATACGGGACCGCTGA
- a CDS encoding NAD(P)-dependent oxidoreductase, with protein MSQHITIFGATSGIGQCAVEEALRRDHTVRAFARSAGDMTARPGLEPFPGDALDPGNVAEALRGTDAVIYALGIKESVSMLWKEVTLFSKTTRILLDAMQTADVSRLVAVTGFGAGRSRSAMSSVESLAHKAILGRPYADKDRQEALIMDSPLDWTIARPVLLTNGTRTGSYQVLRDPKAWRNGLISRADTACYLIDAIEQGLDIRGDVVLAR; from the coding sequence ATGAGCCAGCACATCACCATCTTCGGCGCCACCTCCGGCATCGGCCAATGCGCCGTCGAGGAGGCGCTGCGCCGCGATCACACAGTCCGCGCCTTCGCCCGCTCCGCCGGCGATATGACCGCCCGCCCGGGGCTCGAGCCGTTCCCCGGCGACGCGCTCGACCCCGGCAACGTGGCCGAGGCGCTGAGAGGCACCGACGCGGTGATCTACGCGCTGGGGATCAAGGAAAGCGTCTCGATGCTCTGGAAAGAGGTCACGCTTTTTTCGAAGACCACCCGCATCCTTCTGGACGCCATGCAGACGGCGGACGTCTCCCGCCTCGTCGCCGTCACCGGCTTCGGCGCGGGCCGCAGCCGGTCGGCCATGAGCAGCGTCGAAAGCCTCGCCCACAAGGCCATCTTGGGCCGCCCCTACGCCGACAAGGACCGGCAGGAGGCGCTGATCATGGACAGCCCCCTCGACTGGACCATCGCGCGCCCCGTGCTCCTGACAAACGGCACGCGCACCGGCAGCTACCAGGTGCTGCGCGACCCCAAGGCGTGGCGCAACGGCCTGATCTCGCGCGCCGACACCGCCTGCTACCTCATCGACGCGATCGAGCAGGGTCTGGACATCCGCGGGGACGTCGTTCTCGCCCGGTGA
- a CDS encoding PHB depolymerase family esterase produces MAALLTLTLALTLPGLPAVACGLDTDCRIGDRSYRIYLPQGQDGSMPMGALIFAHGYKGSAAGTMRNGSLRAMADRLGIALVAANAKGDDWRLPGTPSGGVTSPDTELAYFDALRADILDRNPIDPDRIVMAGFSAGGMMTWTLACHRPADYAGFIPVAGTFWAPTPDSCAMPPADIIHVHGTSDRIVPLAGRAIGEARQGDVETVLSMYRKLAGHEPSKAPALHDGLTCEAWTAPNDTRLLKCLHPGGHSFRTDWIAAAWDLIFSG; encoded by the coding sequence TTGGCTGCCCTCCTCACCCTCACGCTCGCCCTGACGCTGCCCGGTCTTCCGGCCGTCGCCTGCGGCCTCGACACCGACTGCCGGATCGGTGACCGCAGCTACCGCATCTACCTGCCACAGGGGCAGGACGGCTCCATGCCCATGGGCGCGCTGATCTTCGCCCACGGCTACAAGGGCTCGGCGGCGGGCACGATGCGCAACGGTTCGCTGCGCGCCATGGCCGACCGGCTTGGCATCGCGCTGGTCGCGGCCAACGCCAAGGGCGACGACTGGCGCCTGCCCGGCACGCCCTCCGGCGGCGTCACCTCGCCCGACACGGAACTGGCCTATTTCGACGCCCTGCGCGCCGACATTCTGGACAGGAACCCGATCGACCCCGACCGCATCGTCATGGCCGGCTTTTCCGCCGGCGGCATGATGACCTGGACCCTGGCCTGTCACCGGCCCGCCGACTATGCCGGCTTCATTCCCGTCGCCGGCACTTTCTGGGCGCCCACGCCCGACAGCTGCGCGATGCCTCCCGCCGACATCATCCATGTCCACGGCACGTCCGACCGGATCGTTCCACTTGCGGGCCGCGCCATCGGCGAGGCGCGCCAGGGCGATGTCGAAACCGTCCTCTCGATGTACCGCAAGCTCGCCGGGCACGAACCCTCCAAGGCCCCCGCGTTGCATGACGGCCTGACCTGCGAAGCCTGGACCGCCCCCAACGACACCCGGCTGCTCAAATGCCTGCATCCCGGCGGCCACAGCTTTCGCACGGACTGGATCGCCGCCGCCTGGGATCTGATCTTCTCCGGTTGA
- a CDS encoding ammonium transporter, producing the protein MEEQLAELAAQVAAMEAKGNMTNTMFAETYYYLSIPLMIIIHAGFLAYEMGASRAKNALSSGVKNILAFAFVIPAFYFFGWWVYWGFPTGFSLSEGPNGISGAAYANSIAFPWGESAAYMGPNTEDQIDGVFWGAFTLFAATTASIMSGAVIERIQTVGFVILAIILGGFSWTLAAAWGWHADGWLVQNWGVHDFGAAGLVHAVAAFFALGVLINLGPRIGKFNPDGTANNLAGHNMPFTATGLMLIVVGFWGFLMACLVVGGEAWSWGANFTTIYGTPTNLGALTFNILMGVSGGIIGAWLFTRDPFWMMSGALAGLISVASGLDIYFPSLTFIIAIVAGIMLKPAATILENMGIDDAVGAVTVHGTMGIFGMLMLGIFASGYPALTGEGAPTVSLIGQLVGIVVFVAIGFSTGYVSSLILKMLGMLRVPEAAEIAGLDTVKVPAQAYPEGIMASPPASQ; encoded by the coding sequence ATGGAAGAACAACTCGCGGAACTTGCGGCCCAGGTGGCCGCGATGGAGGCGAAGGGGAACATGACCAACACCATGTTCGCGGAGACGTATTACTACCTCTCCATCCCCCTCATGATCATCATCCACGCAGGCTTCCTGGCCTATGAAATGGGCGCATCGCGCGCCAAGAACGCGCTCTCGTCGGGGGTCAAGAACATCCTCGCCTTCGCGTTCGTCATTCCGGCCTTCTACTTCTTCGGCTGGTGGGTCTACTGGGGCTTCCCCACGGGCTTCTCGCTGTCCGAGGGGCCGAACGGCATCTCCGGCGCAGCCTATGCCAACTCCATCGCTTTCCCTTGGGGGGAATCAGCGGCCTACATGGGCCCCAATACCGAAGACCAGATCGACGGCGTCTTCTGGGGCGCGTTCACGCTCTTTGCCGCCACCACCGCCTCGATCATGTCGGGTGCCGTCATCGAGCGCATCCAGACCGTGGGCTTCGTCATCCTCGCCATCATCCTCGGCGGGTTCAGCTGGACGCTGGCCGCCGCCTGGGGCTGGCACGCGGATGGCTGGCTTGTGCAAAACTGGGGTGTACATGACTTCGGCGCCGCCGGGCTTGTCCACGCTGTCGCGGCCTTCTTCGCGCTCGGCGTGCTGATCAACCTCGGCCCGCGCATCGGCAAGTTCAATCCCGACGGCACCGCCAACAACCTTGCCGGCCACAACATGCCCTTCACGGCAACGGGCCTCATGCTCATCGTCGTGGGCTTCTGGGGCTTCCTGATGGCCTGTCTGGTCGTCGGCGGCGAGGCGTGGTCCTGGGGTGCAAACTTCACCACGATCTACGGCACGCCCACCAACCTTGGCGCACTGACCTTCAACATCCTGATGGGTGTCTCGGGCGGCATCATCGGCGCATGGCTCTTCACCCGCGATCCGTTCTGGATGATGTCCGGCGCACTGGCCGGCCTCATCTCGGTGGCCTCGGGTCTCGACATCTACTTCCCGTCGCTGACCTTCATCATCGCCATCGTCGCGGGCATCATGCTGAAACCTGCCGCCACGATCCTCGAAAACATGGGGATCGACGACGCGGTGGGTGCCGTCACCGTGCACGGCACGATGGGCATCTTCGGGATGCTGATGTTGGGCATCTTCGCGTCGGGCTACCCTGCCCTCACCGGCGAAGGCGCCCCGACGGTCAGCCTGATCGGCCAGCTTGTCGGCATCGTCGTCTTCGTCGCGATCGGGTTCAGCACCGGCTACGTCAGCTCTCTCATCCTGAAGATGTTGGGAATGCTGCGCGTGCCCGAGGCGGCCGAAATCGCGGGTCTGGACACGGTCAAGGTACCGGCACAGGCCTATCCCGAAGGCATCATGGCGTCGCCCCCGGCGTCGCAGTAA
- a CDS encoding FAD-binding oxidoreductase — protein sequence MTTDTTLLLSDLRAALGDACVLTGEAAAPYRIDWMGDTRPEPLAVLRPADTGEVSKALQCALRHGTPVVPISGNTGLTHGTDAGGALLLSLDRLNTIREIRPDARVAVVEAGVILANLHEAADAHDLIFPLTFGARGSAMIGGALSTNAGGSNVVRYGSTRGLCLGIEAVLADGRVLDLMSAVHKDNSGYDLRDLLIGAEGTLGIITAAVLKLAPRPRAYVSAMAACPSIAAALTLLHRLQAETANSVEAFELMPGNYIDAHLTRYPDARAPFEQRHDVNIFLELGALSARDATPDATGAVPMASHLETVLSDMLEAGDILDATVAQNAAQRSEMWARREAAAELTRLHSPVVDNDIAVPLDRMADLIAGIETETRAIDPGIRFLHVAHLGDGNLHFSGWPTTDDPEVHAAVNRAVENVAISLGGSFSAEHGVGLSKRPAMALHKDAVALDVMRSIKAALDPQNILNPGKVLPGPPG from the coding sequence ATGACGACAGATACCACTCTCCTGCTTTCCGATCTGCGCGCGGCGCTCGGCGACGCCTGCGTGCTCACCGGCGAGGCCGCAGCACCCTACCGCATCGACTGGATGGGCGACACGCGCCCGGAACCGCTCGCCGTGCTGCGTCCCGCGGACACGGGCGAGGTCTCGAAGGCGCTGCAATGCGCCTTGCGCCACGGCACCCCCGTCGTGCCGATCTCCGGCAATACCGGGCTGACGCACGGCACCGATGCCGGCGGTGCGCTGCTCTTGTCGCTCGACCGCCTGAACACCATCCGCGAGATCCGGCCCGACGCGCGCGTCGCCGTGGTCGAGGCCGGCGTGATCCTCGCCAACCTGCACGAGGCGGCCGACGCCCACGACCTGATTTTCCCGCTCACCTTCGGCGCCCGCGGCTCGGCGATGATCGGCGGGGCGCTGTCCACCAATGCGGGCGGCTCGAACGTGGTGCGCTACGGCTCAACCCGCGGCCTCTGCCTCGGCATCGAGGCGGTCCTGGCCGACGGTCGCGTGCTCGACCTGATGAGCGCGGTACACAAGGACAATTCCGGCTATGACCTGCGCGACCTTCTGATCGGCGCCGAAGGCACGCTGGGCATCATCACGGCCGCCGTCCTGAAACTCGCCCCCAGGCCCCGCGCCTATGTCAGCGCCATGGCCGCCTGCCCCTCAATCGCCGCGGCCCTCACGCTCCTGCACCGGCTTCAGGCCGAGACCGCGAACTCGGTCGAGGCGTTCGAGCTGATGCCCGGCAACTACATCGACGCGCATCTCACCCGCTATCCCGACGCCCGCGCCCCGTTCGAGCAGCGTCACGACGTCAACATCTTCCTTGAACTCGGCGCCCTGTCGGCCCGTGACGCCACGCCCGACGCCACCGGCGCCGTGCCCATGGCCAGCCATCTGGAAACCGTCCTCTCCGACATGCTCGAGGCCGGCGATATCCTCGACGCCACCGTCGCCCAGAACGCCGCGCAGCGGTCCGAGATGTGGGCAAGGCGCGAGGCCGCCGCCGAACTCACACGCCTTCATTCTCCCGTGGTGGACAACGACATCGCCGTCCCGCTCGACCGCATGGCCGACCTGATCGCCGGGATCGAAACCGAAACCCGGGCCATCGACCCGGGCATCCGCTTCCTGCACGTGGCGCATCTGGGCGACGGCAACCTGCACTTCTCCGGCTGGCCCACCACCGACGATCCGGAGGTGCACGCCGCCGTCAATCGCGCAGTCGAAAACGTGGCGATATCCCTCGGCGGCTCCTTTTCCGCGGAACACGGCGTCGGCCTGTCGAAACGTCCCGCGATGGCCCTGCACAAGGATGCCGTGGCCCTGGACGTGATGCGCAGCATCAAGGCCGCGCTTGACCCGCAGAACATCCTCAACCCCGGCAAGGTCCTGCCCGGTCCGCCCGGCTGA